The Bacteroidia bacterium genomic interval CAGGGTATTGTTTGAGAATCTCAGTTTTGGCATAGAGCGCGGAGACAAGATAGCATTCATAGCTCCCAATGGAACCGGCAAATCCTCCCTAATGAGAATACTAGCAGGACTTGAGCCTCCGGACAATGGACAGGTCATTGTCCGAAATGGAATCAGGGTTGCCCTGCTTGAACAAGAACCACATTTCGACCCCGGTAGCACAGTTATTGAAAGTGTTTTCGAAGGAGACTCTCCCATTGCAAGAGCTGTGAGTAAATACCAAGAATGTTTAGAATCGGGAGATACTAAAGCGATTCATGATGCTTTTGAACAATTGGATAATTTAGATGCTTGGGATTTTGAGGCAAAAGCGGAGCAAATCTTAGCTAAATTAAAAGTAAGACAATTAAAACAATTAGTAGAGAATCTTTCGGGTGGACAAAAACGCAGATTGGCATTAGCAAAAATACTGTTGTCAGAACCTGACTTGTTACTGTTAGATGAGCCGACCAACCACTTAGACATTGACATGGTGGAATGGCTTGAAAACTATCTGTCTGCAAACAATATCACCCTGTTTATGGTTACACACGATAGATTCTTTTTAGATAGAGTATGTAATGAAATTCTCGAATTAGATAATCGTCAACTATATACATATAAAGGTAACTACAATTACTTTCTTGAAAAACGTGAAGAACGCTACGCAAATTTGGCGGTCAATATTACTAAAGCTAAAAATTTATATAGTCGAGAATTAGAGTGGATACGCAAACAGCCCAAAGCGCGTACAACAAAATCACAGTCACGAATAGATGCATTTGAAGATTTAAGTAAAAAAGCAAATCAAAAAATTACAGAACGACAGCTACACCTCAAGTCAGAAATGATTCGATTGGGCAACAAAGTCATTAATGCACACAACATCGGAATGCAATTCAATGATGAAGAATGGTTATTTCTAAATTTTGCTTATAAGTTTCTACCGGGGGAAAGAGTTGGAATTCTGGGTAACAATGGAAGTGGGAAATCAACTTTAGTCAAAATTTTAACCCAACAACTCAAACCCAGTCAAGGACATGTTGATATTGGAGACACAGTTGTGTTTGGATATTTTGGTCAAGACGGGCTTCAATACAAAGAGGGACAAAGAATTATTGAATTGGTAAAAGAAATAGCAGAGAACTTTGAATTACCTGAGGGCAAACAGGTAAATGCTGCTCAGCTCTTAGAAAGATTCTTATTCCCCAGGAATTCCCATTACACACCCATTGCTCAGTTGAGCGGAGGCGAAAAAAGACGTTTATACCTTCTCACTGTTTTACTAAAAAAACCAAATGTACTCATCCTTGATGAACCAACAAACGACTTGGACATTCTGACACTCAACGTATTGGAAGATTATTTAGAGAATTTTGCAGGCTGTTTGATCATTATTTCTCACGACCGATTTTTCTTAGACAAACTCTGCGACCATTTATTTGTGTTTGAACAAAACCGCACCATCAAAGACTATCCGGGCAACTACAGTCAATACAAAGAATACTTCTTACAGAAAGAACCTGTGCAACCAGAACCTAAGATGGAAAAATCCGTACCCAAACAAGTTCAAAAAACCGGTGATAAAGGCGATAAAAAAAAACTCAGTTATAAAGAAAAAGTTGAGTTAGAAAATATTCCCCAAGAACTTGAGGATTTGGAACAGGAAAAACAATTGCTCACTGACACATTAACCAATCCTGCACTTTCACACGAAGAACTTCATACAATCAGCCAACGACTCTCAGAAATTATGAATCTTATAGACACAAAGGAAATACGATGGCTTGAGTTGTCAGAGTAGCACTCAGTCTATTCTGATTCCTGCTTTATTTATCCAAATATTTTGGATAACACAATTGTATGCTGCACTTTCGCAAACATGAAAATTTCAACCAAAGGACTTCTTTATACAATTGTAACCTTTAGCCTT includes:
- a CDS encoding ABC-F family ATP-binding cassette domain-containing protein: MNYLSVENLSRRFGDRVLFENLSFGIERGDKIAFIAPNGTGKSSLMRILAGLEPPDNGQVIVRNGIRVALLEQEPHFDPGSTVIESVFEGDSPIARAVSKYQECLESGDTKAIHDAFEQLDNLDAWDFEAKAEQILAKLKVRQLKQLVENLSGGQKRRLALAKILLSEPDLLLLDEPTNHLDIDMVEWLENYLSANNITLFMVTHDRFFLDRVCNEILELDNRQLYTYKGNYNYFLEKREERYANLAVNITKAKNLYSRELEWIRKQPKARTTKSQSRIDAFEDLSKKANQKITERQLHLKSEMIRLGNKVINAHNIGMQFNDEEWLFLNFAYKFLPGERVGILGNNGSGKSTLVKILTQQLKPSQGHVDIGDTVVFGYFGQDGLQYKEGQRIIELVKEIAENFELPEGKQVNAAQLLERFLFPRNSHYTPIAQLSGGEKRRLYLLTVLLKKPNVLILDEPTNDLDILTLNVLEDYLENFAGCLIIISHDRFFLDKLCDHLFVFEQNRTIKDYPGNYSQYKEYFLQKEPVQPEPKMEKSVPKQVQKTGDKGDKKKLSYKEKVELENIPQELEDLEQEKQLLTDTLTNPALSHEELHTISQRLSEIMNLIDTKEIRWLELSE